A window of Pseudophryne corroboree isolate aPseCor3 chromosome 1, aPseCor3.hap2, whole genome shotgun sequence genomic DNA:
ATATTTGAATTTAGATTATGATTTTTATTaattacagaaaataaatgcagcagagttagatcctgtacccagcacctctgatcctgtacccagcacctctgatcctgtacccagcacctctgatcctgtacccacAGATAATCAATGCACTTCCCAAGATAATTCACTGGCCACAGTTAACACAAATTGCAGCAATGTAGATGACTCGGTATCGACGTCATGTAATGTCATTGTTAATGAAAACACCATAGATGTGCATTCTCAATCCTCCATCTCTCTTGCCAACTGTTCTCAGAATTTAGAGTGTGACACCTCACCCCCTATTATTTTGGATGATGACCTATCTGAAGAAAGGTGCTCTTCTAATGAAGATACAGATATAATAAATGACATTGGGGTTAGTGCTTCTCCAAAAAAAAAGTCAAAACATAAAGTTGGTTTCCAAATAAAATGGAAAAGAGAGTTTCCGTGGCTTAGttgtaaaaaaaatggtgaaagagAATCTCTACTCTGCAAGCTGTGTTTAAAACATCTGTTGAACGACACAAAATACAACAAATCTCCATGGATGAATAGTGGGATGAGCACAGTAAGGCGCGATAAAATTAAGGAGCATTCTGTTTCCGAGATGCACAAGGCAGCAATGCAAACTGAAATAATCGGTTGTAATGCTGAGGCTTCACAGAACAGAAAAAATAGACCAGAGTCAGAGGAATTCAAAGCTGTGGAATGTGCTATGAAGTGCCTGGATTTTCTAATCCAGCATAATATACCACATACAACTGTTTTTAAACCATTTGTTGTTTTCTGTATAGAAGAATTAAAGTCTCCAGTTTTAGCCCCTCTGAACAAATCTAAAAATGCCTCATATACAAGCTACCAAACAATCAACGAATTTGTTAATTCGATGGCCAGTGTTCAAAGAGAGAAAGTTATCTTGTCTTTACAGAAGAGTCCATCATTTTCAGTTATGTCAGATGAAACTACTGATGTCAGCAACAGAAAACACTTGGCAACTGCtgcaaaatatataaaagatgGAGAAGTCAGTGTGTCCTTTATTAATGATACAGAAATTCCAGATGGAAAATCAGAAACTATTTTCAATGCTCTTTCACAGACTATAGAAGACTGTGGAGGGTTTGAGAAATTAGTAGGCTTTGGAAGTGACGGCGCCAGTTCAATGGTTGGTCACCGTGATGGAGTAGCAGCCAAACTAAAGGCCAAAAATAATAAGATTATTTCAATACATTGTCACAATCATCGTTTAGCTCTTGCAACAAAAAATACATTTGAATCTTTGAATCCTTTCCTGAAAATGGATGAAGTATTAACAAGTATTTACAAATACTATAAATACAGCTCTGTGAGGAGCAAAACTTTGGAAGAAATACAAAGAGTATTTACTAAATGTAAGGGAACAAAAATAAAAAAGGCTAGCCACACAAGATGGCTATCACATGAAAATGCTATTAATTCAATAAGAATTAATTATCATTCGATCATTGTCGATTTGGAAAATGCTGTTGTAACTGGACAGTCAAGGACTACAAGTGGTGTGAGTGGGCCAACTGCTGAAGGACTTCTCAAACATctgaaaaattttcatttttttcaattaATTCACTTTCTTTGTGATGTACTGAGCCTGCTTTCCAAATTAGTTTTAATCTTTGAAAGAAGAGATATTGACTTGTCTACAATACACAGCAATGTTTCCATTACGCTTGGTGCTTTGAAAAATTTAAAGCGTAAGCCTGGGggtcagttttgcaggaacctggAAAATGCTGCAAGAAAAATAGGAATTCAGGCTCCTATAGCAGCAGAAAATTGTAAGTTTGAAGAAGATGCAAGGTGTTTTCTAGATCTATTGGTCCAAAACATTTCAGAGAGGATGCATAATATAGCTATACTTGATCATCTAAGTGTCTTAGATATGAGGCATCTTAATGCAGACAAAGGTGTGGGATTTTATGGTGTGGCCGAAATGGCACAGCTTGCTGATTTTTATCAACTGGACGAAGATCTTCTGTTATCAGAATGGGAAGACTTTAAATCTGTATTCTTACAAACGGAAGAAGAAAATTCTGATAATGAAAGATTGTCCATGGTCAACGTGTACAAGACTTTAGAAAAATTTGAAGACACAATTGGCGTAGCATTTCCTCTAATTCAGAAACTTGTTTCAGTTGGCTGTGTTCTACCACTCTCAACTGCTGAAGTTGAAAGAACTTTTTCGCAAGTTAAATTAATCTTAACAGATCACAGAAACCGTCTCAAGGTGGAAAATGTCAACAGCATATTAGCCATTAAGCTAAATGGCAAGGTAAACTACAGAGAGGCGGTAAAGCACTGGATGAAAAAGCAAAGAAGAATATTTTCTTGTAGACCACACACAGCTGGCCACCGACCACACTCTACAATCAGAAACACCTGTACTGTAGATTGTGAGCAACAACCAAGGACAACGCACATAAACTGACCCACCCAAGCTACTTGGAGCCCAACTTTCCAGTTCAAAAAGGTGAGTACCAAGTaaatgtgggaggagggagagtattcctacttagaggtggtggagtggccctagtatgtccataatcctgttatcagagtcccttttctgctgtgttctttagttcttcaaagcacaagcccttatttttgtgtggaagaattgtacgagactaaaaatctatggtggtcttacaattctactccaaggaataagctgtgctttgaagaactaggaatgcagtacaaatggactctgataacatgcagtcagtttatgttgtatggttctgtttcagcttcagcacagcgcctaagaggatatttacagccagtgacaagacggcatccgcctgagcctgcataaatagttggacagctgtggcgattgctcttcttcagttaccaaatctgcactcaacatttcagatgacaaccgaggactctgcacctgagccacccaagctacttggagcccaactttccagttcaaaaaggtagagtaccaagaaaatgtgggaggagggagagtattcctacttagaggtggtggagtggccctagtatgtccataatcctgttatcagagtcccttttctgctgtgttctttagttcttcaaagcacaagcccttatttttgtggggaagaattgtacgagactaaaaatctatggtggtcttacaattctactccaaggaataagctgtgctttgaagaactaggaatgcagtacaaatggactctgataacatgcagtcagtttatgttgtatggttctgtttcagcttcagcacagcgcctaagag
This region includes:
- the LOC134906884 gene encoding zinc finger protein 862-like, translating into MPTLKRKVKEHERKTKEIGKKCLKINQMFSGKKKKINAAELDPVPSTSDPVPSTSDPVPSTSDPVPTDNQCTSQDNSLATVNTNCSNVDDSVSTSCNVIVNENTIDVHSQSSISLANCSQNLECDTSPPIILDDDLSEERCSSNEDTDIINDIGVSASPKKKSKHKVGFQIKWKREFPWLSCKKNGERESLLCKLCLKHLLNDTKYNKSPWMNSGMSTVRRDKIKEHSVSEMHKAAMQTEIIGCNAEASQNRKNRPESEEFKAVECAMKCLDFLIQHNIPHTTVFKPFVVFCIEELKSPVLAPLNKSKNASYTSYQTINEFVNSMASVQREKVILSLQKSPSFSVMSDETTDVSNRKHLATAAKYIKDGEVSVSFINDTEIPDGKSETIFNALSQTIEDCGGFEKLVGFGSDGASSMVGHRDGVAAKLKAKNNKIISIHCHNHRLALATKNTFESLNPFLKMDEVLTSIYKYYKYSSVRSKTLEEIQRVFTKCKGTKIKKASHTRWLSHENAINSIRINYHSIIVDLENAVVTGQSRTTSGVSGPTAEGLLKHLKNFHFFQLIHFLCDVLSLLSKLVLIFERRDIDLSTIHSNVSITLGALKNLKRKPGGQFCRNLENAARKIGIQAPIAAENCKFEEDARCFLDLLVQNISERMHNIAILDHLSVLDMRHLNADKGVGFYGVAEMAQLADFYQLDEDLLLSEWEDFKSVFLQTEEENSDNERLSMVNVYKTLEKFEDTIGVAFPLIQKLVSVGCVLPLSTAEVERTFSQVKLILTDHRNRLKVENVNSILAIKLNGKVNYREAVKHWMKKQRRIFSCRPHTAGHRPHSTIRNTCTVDCEQQPRTTHIN